A stretch of the Solanum dulcamara chromosome 6, daSolDulc1.2, whole genome shotgun sequence genome encodes the following:
- the LOC129893296 gene encoding putative F-box/FBD/LRR-repeat protein At4g03220 encodes METRSVKKKRFLDEIYASFSCGEDRISDLPDAVLHHILFFLPIKSIAKLSVLSKRWRHLWHAFPDLDFTTINVPSSSVYNNSISKVNSNVHKNNNNKKLHANWIRVLRFRANLSFSRLNALIRGAVKHNVQELDVEVATNDYFNFPRSAINSDSLRVFKLKSKYPGFRLPPSSIMKNGFKNLFLLSLSCIIMYEQPSLHDLFTDTSFPLLKKLNLDGCTGLMYLHVSCRVLEELILENCFQLEHLDITGPKLEKLSVKSCFDSYTSGTEVKIIGPRLKKIVWSNNTITDQSCLENLTCLIEALVGFFVLLEDLDAMKLRSVNDFLSGLSHSHSLVLENQSVEILSKNNHLAGISLRPFSKLRSLELHTGFHKHNIPGLANLFRSSPATNTLILKITNEHNIQRRKWNRDLWQLSNSGEERFWESQSNAMNSFLQHLKVVKIHGFSECESDVSLVKFLLKHGKVLQEMFLCAADLSKSRDSLHREKIKSQIMGFSKASSNAKIVFK; translated from the exons ATGGAAACAAGATCCGTTAAGAAAAAAAGGTTTCTCGATGAAATCTACGCGAGTTTTTCATGTGGTGAAGACCGCATCAGTGATCTCCCTGATGCGGTTCTTCACCACATACTTTTCTTCCTTCCCATTAAATCCATCGCCAAACTTAGCGTACTCTCCAAGCGATGGAGACACTTGTGGCATGCATTCCCAGATCTTGATTTCACCACAATCAATGTCCCATCATCATCAGTTTATaataactcaatctcaaaagtcaattcaaacgtccataaaaacaacaacaacaaaaaattgcACGCTAATT GGATCAGAGTCCTCCGTTTTCGTGCAAATTTGAGTTTCTCACGCCTCAACGCCCTGATTCGTGGCGCTGTTAAGCACAATGTCCAAGAACTTGACGTTGAGGTTGCAACTAACGATTATTTCAATTTCCCTAGAAGTGCTATAAACAGTGATTCTTTAAGggtttttaaattaaagtccaaatATCCAGGATTTAGGTTACCACCTTCATCAATTATGAAAAATGGGTTCAAAAATTTGTTCTTATTGTCACTTTCGTGCATTATTATGTACGAGCAACCTTCGTTACACGATTTGTTCACGGATACATCTTTCCCGTTGCTTAAGAAATTGAATCTTGATGGTTGCACAGGGCTAATGTACTTACATGTAAGTTGTCGCGTACTCGAAGAATTAATTCTTGAGAATTGTTTTCAATTGGAGCATTTGGACATAACGGGTCCAAaattggagaaattgagtgtCAAGAGCTGCTTCGATTCGTACACTAGTGGTACTGAGGTTAAGATTATTGGTCCGAGGCTAAAAAAGATTGTTTGGTCTAATAATACTATAACGGATCAAAGTTGTTTGGAGAATTTAACTTGTTTGATTGAAGCTTTGGTTggtttttttgttcttcttgaGGATCTTGATGCAATGAAGCTTCGGAGCGTCAATGATTTCTTGTCTGGACTCTCTCATTCACATTCTTTAGTTCTTGAAAATCAAAGTGTTGAG ATTCTATCGAAGAATAATCACTTGGCAGGAATTTCTCTGCGTCCTTTCAGTAAACTAAGATCCTTAGAGTTGCACACAGGGTTCCACAAACACAACATTCCAGGATTAGCAAATCTGTTTAGAAGTTCTCCAGCTACTAATACACTTATTCTCAAGATTACCAATGAGCACAACATCCAAAGAAGA AAATGGAATAGGGACCTATGGCAATTGTCAAACTCAGGTGAAGAAAGATTTTGGGAGTCACAAAGTAATGCCATGAATTCTTTCCTTCAACATCTTAAAGTAGTGAAGATTCATGGATTCTCAGAGTGTGAAAGTGATGTTAGTTTAGTGAAGTTCTTGTTGAAGCATGGAAAAGTGTTGCAAGAAATGTTCTTGTGTGCAGCTGACCTTTCCAAATCAAGAGACTCACTTCACagagaaaaaatcaaatcaCAAATAATGGGCTTTTCCAAAGCATCTTCTAATGCTAAGATTGTGTTTAAGTAA
- the LOC129892010 gene encoding calcium-binding protein PBP1-like — MAGTKTNDFQDMLPMMANKLGGDGLIRELCNGFRLLMDRDRGVVTFESLKKNSALLGLQNLRDDELMSMLREGDLNGDGALDQMEFCVLMFRLSPELMEESEDLLEIALQHEFKTNSYR; from the coding sequence atggCTGGTACAAAAACCAACGATTTTCAAGATATGTTGCCTATGATGGCAAATAAGCTTGGTGGGGATGGTTTAATTAGAGAGCTGTGTAATGGGTTTAGGCTATTGATGGATAGGGATAGAGGGGTCGTCACTTTTGAGAGTTTGAAAAAGAATTCAGCACTTCTTGGTTTGCAAAATTTGAGAGATGATGAATTGATGAGCATGTTGAGAGAAGGGGATTTAAATGGAGATGGTGCTCTTGATCAGATGGAGTTTTGTGTGCTTATGTTTAGATTGAGTCCTGAATTGATGGAAGAATCGGAAGATTTGCTTGAAATTGCTCTGCAACATGAATTCAAGACTAATTCATAtaggtga